taaataaataaagatatttatttaattaaactggacaattttaggtgtctacacccatCAATGTCAATCAAAGCATGGTCGAAGGTGAGAAGCAAGGAAGTAAGCATAGGCAAGGCAACATCCATCGAACATCCCTCAACAAGGTAGATCCTTTCATGGAGCAATGCAACTCACTTTGAGCTTAGGGAATTTATTATCTTCTAGAGACAAATCCTTCTTTAGCAAGTAGACTCCAACTACTTTCACAATTGAATCTTGTGTCATCAGTGCTTGGCTTGCTGAAGCCTAAGCAATTTTGGATAGTTAAATTTGTCATTAACAAGCAAATATGGCACTCATCTCTATCTTCTCAAATGCAACATATCCTAAAATCAAACACCCCTTCTTATGGTAAAGAAAAAGGAGCCTCCTATGGGCTAACGCTATATCAACAAGTGTGAAGCATTCCCATCTCTTTGTCAAGTTCTTAATCTCATTTATAGAAAGAATGCACATGAGCATTGTCATGCAAATTGTGTGGTAATCCATGTAAGATCAACATTGCCTCTTTTGTACTAGATTCTATGACAATTTTTAACAATTGTACAACCTCCAAAGCTTAGTCACTCTTGCCTGGCTCTCATTCGTCTTTAGGGTTAATAGCAACTCcaaattattttcacattttcattctccaaattgttttacaaaatagcaatatagggttagaaaaacttgcaaaaaacacatatctaacaaaaattcatgtcccacgggacgtgccaaaatgtttatggtgaaaatggaaacaacaatattgaaagactaaatagattcgaccacaaaaccttagcctaacaacaacaaagatccaccataacatatgaagattacctaagacaatgcaaatcaaataaaatcacaaagattgtaccatcacatgtccaataaggtttgaatcttcattcttcgtatctccattgatcttgcttgatatatttgctctcagattttgtgtgcacaagaactcaacaaagaacggaaatgtggttgatagctaaattgcatatgaaagttcgaatgctagaatgcttcaaAGACCGATTAggatgattagaatgattagggttgataatgaaagaaacatcttatatagaagacactataagaaatggatggataagattgagagatataaaagataaatggttggctaagattagaAAGTAagcagagaaaataagaaaataatgagagggtaagtagtgtaagaattaagagataaatgacatttgtcatgggtggaaaaggttaatgaattaattaaaaatttatttaattaatagaaaaagtgggatAATTTAAgaaaaaggtaatttaaataaataaaagtatttaattaaatgagaaataagactagaagaagataaatgaattaattaattaaataaatcttgatttatttaattaattgaaaaattaggctaaagtaattaaataaataaagatatttatttaattaaactggacaattttaggtgtctacacccatCAATGTCAATCAAAGCATGGTCGAAGGTGAGAAGCAAGGAAGTAAGCATAGGCAAGGCAACATCCATCGAACATCCCTCAACAAGGTAGATCCTTTCATGGAGCAATGCAACTCACTTTGAGCTTAGGGAATTTATTATCTTCTAGAGACAAATCCTTCTTTAGCAAGTAGACTCCAACTACTTTCACAATTGAATCTTGTGTCATCAGTGCTTGGCTTGCTGAAGCCTAAGCAATTTTGGATAGTTAAATTTGTCATTAACAAGCAAATATGGCACTCATCTCTATCTTCTCAAATGCAACATATCCTAAAATCAAACACCCCTTCTTATGGTAAAGAAAAAGGAGCCTCCTATGGGCTAACGCTATATCAACAAGTGTGAAGCATTCCCATCTCTTTGTCAAGTTCTTAATCTCATTTATAGAAAGAATGCACATGAGCATTGTCATGCGAATTGTGTGTTAATCCATGTAAGATCAACATTGCCTCTTTTGTACTAGATTCTATGACAATTTTTAACAATTGTACAACCTCCAAAGCTTAGTCACTCTTGCTTGGCTCTCATTTGTCTTTAGGGTTAATAGCAACTCCAAATTATTTTCACATTTCCATACTCCAACCTACTCTCAGCAAATTCAAAGTAGCATCTTAGGATCTTTAGTTCAGTCCCTACGTACCAATGGATGCAATGGCATCTTCAAAACCTATTTGCAAAGGGTTACACCAATTTTCACACAATAACATCCTCGTGGAGCAGGGATACCAAAGAATAAAGGGCATCAATATCAAATTATAACATGTCCTCCAAGTTACAtgtgtgccttatatttttttgGTGTCCTGTTTTGTTTTCGTATATAGTGATATACGAATACATTTGAGACTTTGACTATAAAACCAGTTGTCATTTTGCCACACATTAGGTTGCACTAAATTGCTCGAAATCATGATCAGTTCATGATGCACCCAATACAGAACATGACCAAATGAAAGTGGCACAATTACGTAGATTGTAGTTTCCATGTTTTGACGACTCCACAAGTACTCTTTCTTGGAGCTTGAAAGCCATATTTAGAAGATACAGACATTCTGGCGTGGGTTTTACAAAACAATCTCGTACTCTCTAAGCTCACTTTATCTATTTATCATATTCATATAAACACCCTTCAGTACTTATTATTGTAGTCTTTTCATGATTGTTTGTTATCAGGTAGGATGATTTAATTATATTATGAACAGATTATAAGTTATATTGCAAGCTGCACGATAATCAAAACTACATGAAGGTAGATGCTCTCAGGAATCAAGTTTCATTCAAAATGTTGGATAAACCATAGCAATTTCTTACATGTAAAATAGTCAAGTACAGTATGCATGTAAGCTATTAACTCCAGACTAACATGCCTATAACACGGAAAGAAAATGCCATGCATTAGTTTTACACATATATTCATGAAAAGCATACATTGAGGTTCGTGTTGATATGCCTCATTCAATATTATCAATATCTAAACATTCAGTGTTCAAAGAGTGCCAACTTATGTTCAAAATTGTATTTAAAGAGTGTCCAACAACAAAACTACATAAAATAAATTATCCATACGGAGTTACATGATAAAACATATTCTGATTTAAATTATATTTGTCTTTTCAAGATATTGCTATGTGAGGACTATCCAATAATGAGCAAAAACACTAAAAATTAACTTATTAATAACCTAAGTTTCGGTTAACTAACCAAAACTCAATGCCATATAACCCAGCAATAGTTGAACAATTTACTACATGCATGCCTATACTATTCCTCTAAACAAAAATCTCTCATGTTTATTCATGAATGTGGCCACTTGTCCTTCATTTCTTTTTATGGCCTCTCCGTATTGCACTTTAAAAAAATGTGTCCACTAACCTAAGAAATTCATTATCACCAGGTGAAGTACAATATTGCAGAGAACAAAATCTGCAAATGCTCTTTCTGGGGGAAGATCCTGTGATACAAATCCAACATGTCATGTCTCTTACTACCACCATAAATATGATATAGAATTATGTAGACTTTTGATGctatacaaaacaaaaaaatctttaaaaCTATATTTCCTTTTATTCATTAGAAAGAGGGGAGTTGATAATATGCAAAGCATACCTTGAATTCCTTGTTTTCCTTGTTGACTTGCATCCGTAAACAAACTATATATGCATAAAAATTGGAAAAGCAACCATTTATCAATGAACATGACTTGCTTTGCAAGAAAATCTGAAAGGTTACTAACAAAAAGATTGTTCTCCAACACAATTTTGCTATCAATAATAACAATGAAGAATACACTTCTACCTGCAAGCACAGCCGTTCCAGTGCATGATAGTACTCCCGAAAGAAATGCATTGAAGGGAAATGTTCCAACTAGTGCCATGTATATAACCTGCAAGGTAAATTGTGTGCTTTTAATATTCATATAAGATCCAACCCAAAATGTAAAATATTTAATGTAAAGTAATGTGAAAGAGTTGAAAGTATGTCACTGATGTAGTCTAATATTTTTAAGGTATATATAACAGGGTTTTTATTTCAGAAAACTACATGGTATATCATCGTGTGCTAGTCTGATTTTCTCCCATCTAGAATATAAATCATGTAAGGTATGAAAGTTGACCATCAGCCATGCATGTCCAGACATCACTAAACGAATGCAAATTTACAGGCCATTGGTGCAGGTTTAAAATTCATTAAAATGTGAGAGATATCTCAGAGATAAGAGAGTTCTAAAACAACTACCACACAACATCAAAGTTGCAAAGACGGGCTCTCTGGTAGACAGGCAATGCTAAATCATAAGAATCATTCTTTAAGAGAGAGAAGGAACAATTTATGGAACATCTTTCCCACACATCAtacctgaaaattaaattattttgcatCTGTCATCAAAATTAGAGGAAAGCCTACAAGCATATCATTCAGCACAACTACAATGAACCTACCCATATCTCATCAAGTTATCTCCTTTCAAAGTCAACTATGCCTTCTATCCTTTTGTACCTTTTGAGATTTTGGTTGCTAGTCCCACACTAGATACATCTCACCAACAGAAGAAACAAGACAAAGctttttcttgcaaaagttgccAAAAGCTTCACACCAAAAACAAAACATCTCTAGCAGACTCAAGACCAAATTCAAGGTACTTCATGATTGGCATCTATTACCTAATTCCTTCCAAGTCAGTGATCCTGTTTAGCTTCACTTTGATGCCAGCACTTTCAGAAAAAAGGGCATCACAAGTTGacattgatttgataattgatccTCAACTTCATAGACTCTCACAATCTGGTAGATAAAGGAACTGTTAAACATCTTAACACTTCTTCATACAGGAAGAAAGAGAAGGAAGTAATTGGATCAAGATCAGGCCCCTTTTCATCATGGAAGGCGATCTGACCTGTCAAAGGAGAAATAGAGTTGAGGTTCCAAAAGTATTGGGGGCAGACCATATGCCCAGCTTGAGTGCATCACTGATAAGTCGAGGAATATGCCTTCAGCACCCTCTGAATTTAACACTTCTGGCTGAAAAGACAACATTTTCAAAAACATGGTTGAACAGAAAGTCAACAAATCATGGCCTGGTAAGAGGCCCACAAGAAACAGAAACATCCTATATCATTGCTTGTTGAAGGAATTAtataacacaacaaaaatccatAAGCATGAGTGGCTAGAATGGCAAGGAACACCATATTGACCATCAAGG
This genomic stretch from Cryptomeria japonica chromosome 8, Sugi_1.0, whole genome shotgun sequence harbors:
- the LOC131064687 gene encoding dolichyl-diphosphooligosaccharide--protein glycosyltransferase subunit DAD1, with amino-acid sequence MASSTAKDARVLISSLRSAYSSTPTKLKIIDVYVVYAIFTAVFQVIYMALVGTFPFNAFLSGVLSCTGTAVLAVCLRMQVNKENKEFKDLPPERAFADFVLCNIVLHLVIMNFLG